The Malus domestica chromosome 10, GDT2T_hap1 genome contains a region encoding:
- the LOC103422201 gene encoding pentatricopeptide repeat-containing protein At5g48730, chloroplastic yields MASLPQPTQPLPPPFNRPPPPSTVRPQMTLNPHPPPSSSSTNTNANKTTSLAVTQNSRSKILESQKLKDKEAKERKEETNNRIASRKAISVILRREATKALIEKKKKGSKRLLPKTVLEALHERITALRWESALKVFELLQEQLWYRPNAAVYVKLIVMLGKCKQPEKAHELFEAMIEEGCDVNTESYTALVSAYGRSGLFHKAFSHLERMKTTPDCQPDVHTYSILIKSCLQVFAYDKVQALLSDMEVQGIRPNTITYNTLIDAYGKSKRFAEMESTLVEMLSEQDCEPDVWTMNSVLRAFGNSGQIETMEKCFERFQSAGIQANIMTFNILLDSYGKAGKYEKMSAVMEYMQKYHYSWTIVTYNVVIDAFGRAGDLKQMEYLFRLMRSERIKPSCVTLCSLVRAYGLAGKPEKIEGVLRFVENSDVMLDTVFFNCLVDAYGRMGCFAEMKGVLEIMEQKGCRPDKVTYRTMIKAYSTNKMIGHVKELRELMESAEGSQMTWSQREKPDFQ; encoded by the exons ATGGCCTCACTTCCTCAACCAACCCAACCACTTCCTCCGCCGTTTAACCGTCCACCGCCGCCGTCAACTGTACGGCCACAAATGACACTCAATCCccatcctcctccttcttcctcttcaactAATACTAATGCAAACAAAACGACTTCACTGGCAGTGACTCAGAACAGTCGGAGCAAAATTCTTGAGAGTCAGAAGCTGAAAGATAAGGAGGCGAAGGAGAGGAAAGAGGAGACCAACAACAGAATAGCTTCCAGAAAAGCAATCTCGGTGATACTCCGAAGAGAAGCCACCAAAGCCCTgattgagaagaagaagaaagggtcCAAGAGGCTGCTTCCCAAAACCGTGCTCGAAGCCCTCCATGAGAGAATCACTGCTCTGCGTTGGGAGTCCGCTCTCAAG GTTTTTGAACTACTACAGGAGCAGCTCTGGTACCGACCTAATGCTGCTGTATATGTTAAGCTAATCGTCATGCTTGGAAAGTGTAAGCAACCAGAAAAAGCCCATGAGCTTTTTGAAGCTATGATTGAAGAAGGCTGTGATGTCAACACTGAATCGTACACTGCTCTTGTCTCTGCCTATGGTAGGAGCGGCCTCTTtcacaaagcattttcccacctTGAGCGGATGAAGACTACTCCTGACTGCCAGCCTGACGTCCACACTTATTCAATCCTCATAAAATCATGCCTGCAGGTTTTTGCATATGACAAAGTGCAGGCTCTACTTTCGGATATGGAAGTTCAGGGGATAAGACCCAACACCATCACATATAATACCCTTATTGATGCCTATGGCAAATCTAAAAGATTTGCAGAGATGGAATCAACACTAGTGGAAATGCTTAGCGAACAGGATTGTGAGCCTGATGTTTGGACCATGAATTCAGTACTGAGAGCCTTTGGCAACAGCGGGCAAATAGAAACAATGGAAAAGTGTTTTGAGAGGTTTCAGAGTGCTGGGATCCAAGCCAACATCATGACTTTCAACATTCTCCTAGATTCCTATGGAAAAGCTGGGAAATATGAGAAGATGAGTGCTGTGATGGAATATATGCAGAAATACCATTATTCGTGGACGATTGTGACATATAATGTGGTGATAGACGCATTTGGGAGGGCTGGTGATTTAAAACAAATGGAGTATCTATTTAGGCTAATGCGGTCAGAGAGGATCAAACCAAGCTGTGTCACACTTTGTTCACTCGTAAGGGCATATGGTCTAGCCGGTAAACCTGAAAAAATTGAAGGTGTTTTACGTTTTGTGGAGAATTCAGATGTGATGCTCGATACAGTGTTTTTCAATTGTCTGGTTGATGCTTATGGGAGGATGGGATGCTTCGCAGAAATGAAGGGGGTGCTTGAGATAATGGAGCAAAAAGGATGTAGGCCAGACAAAGTTACATATAGAACTATGATTAAAGCTTATTCCACCAACAAGATGATTGGCCATGTGAAGGAACTCCGTGAACTTATGGAATCAGCAGAAGGAAGTCAGATGACTTGGTCCCAGAGAGAAAAACCTGACTTTCAGTGA